A genomic segment from Gemmatimonas aurantiaca encodes:
- the tssG gene encoding type VI secretion system baseplate subunit TssG, which translates to MIDHMDVADLTSDDGPEGLSYTTTYLETPAREQTRRRLEAVIEREGSSFEFFQLIRLLQRMYPDRDAVGGWSDPRGEVARMHVPPTLSFPPSEISAVELTPAAARRKKDERSPAHVGVRFLGLTGPQGVLPHGYTEYAAARARVRDTAFRDFIDLFHHRILSLFYRAWERHHTAVATERGDEDRIHSHLLDLIGAGNPVGQRQSILHRDTLAYYAGLLSLRSRPALGLAQLVADYFDVAATVEQFVGEWRTLPDGGQVCLGDDDADGRLGQAVIGNAVYDPHARIRLRLGPLSRAQFDAFLPQGNNHALLRSLARFYADDEVGVDAQLVLAREETPTAALGLPSAPRLGFGTWLRNRTPARDPDDVLLQLC; encoded by the coding sequence GTGATCGACCACATGGATGTCGCGGACCTGACGTCGGACGACGGCCCCGAGGGCCTGTCGTATACGACGACGTATCTGGAGACCCCGGCACGTGAACAGACCCGGCGGCGTCTCGAGGCCGTGATCGAACGGGAAGGCAGCAGCTTCGAGTTCTTCCAGTTGATCCGGTTGCTGCAGCGCATGTATCCGGATCGCGATGCGGTGGGCGGCTGGTCGGACCCGCGTGGTGAGGTGGCGCGCATGCACGTGCCGCCGACCCTCTCGTTTCCGCCCAGCGAGATCTCTGCCGTCGAGCTCACACCGGCCGCGGCGCGGCGCAAGAAGGACGAACGCAGTCCGGCCCATGTCGGCGTGCGTTTCCTGGGCCTCACAGGGCCCCAGGGCGTTCTGCCGCATGGCTACACCGAGTACGCGGCCGCGCGCGCCCGCGTGCGCGATACGGCATTCCGCGATTTCATCGATCTCTTCCACCACCGGATTCTCTCGCTCTTCTACCGGGCATGGGAACGCCATCACACGGCGGTGGCCACGGAGCGGGGCGACGAAGATCGCATCCACTCGCACCTGCTCGATCTCATCGGAGCGGGCAACCCGGTGGGACAACGCCAGAGCATCCTGCATCGCGACACGCTCGCGTACTACGCCGGTCTGCTCTCGTTGCGTTCGCGTCCCGCACTCGGCCTCGCCCAGCTCGTCGCGGACTATTTCGATGTCGCCGCCACCGTCGAACAGTTCGTGGGCGAATGGCGCACCCTGCCCGATGGGGGTCAGGTGTGCCTCGGCGACGACGATGCGGACGGCCGTCTCGGACAGGCCGTGATCGGCAATGCCGTGTACGACCCGCACGCGCGTATCAGGCTGCGCCTGGGCCCGCTGTCGCGCGCGCAGTTCGACGCCTTTCTTCCACAAGGCAACAATCACGCCCTGCTGCGATCGCTGGCGCGATTTTACGCCGACGACGAGGTGGGCGTCGATGCGCAGTTGGTCCTCGCTCGCGAGGAAACCCCCACCGCGGCGCTGGGCCTCCCATCGGCGCCCCGCCTAGGATTCGGCACCTGGTTGCGCAATCGCACACCGGCCCGGGATCCCGACGATGTGCTGCTGCAGTTGTGTTAG
- the tssH gene encoding type VI secretion system ATPase TssH has product MSVNLRGLIAKLNAPTRSAVEGAAGLCLSRTNYDVEIEHFFVKLLDSTDSDLAAILKHFGVNRSRLADDLARALDRLKTGNARTPTLSPSLVNMLREAWVLGSVEYGAPRVRTGHVLLALLSVPELLRAVDFTKEFEKIPADVLKKDFVTITASSAEATAEIGSIDSVAAGASASGGSGTPKPGAGGRTPNLDQYCVDLTANAKSGKIDQVLGRDFEVRQVVDILTRRRQNNPILVGEAGVGKTAVVEGFARRIVDGDVPPPLRNVRLLSLDLAMLQAGAGVKGEFENRLKGLIEEVKNSPTPIILFIDEAHTMIGAGGQAGQNDAANLLKPALARGELRTIAATTWSEYKKFFEKDPALSRRFQLVKVEEPTEDVCCIMMRAVVPSLEKHHTVHILDSGMEAAVRLSHRYLADRQLPDKAVSVLDTACARLALGQSATPGPVEDCKRILDDLALQDRVLTREQTAGADHRERLASIAEKRTQVEAQLAELESRWLKEKDVVAKILDIRGKLVAEAGNADQTAADALRTEYTQAVAELETLQGENPLVRPFVDASIVGEVISGWTGIPVGKMMSDELGTMLELEKHLGARVIGQDHALVDISRRVRTSKAGIEDPNKPKGVFMLVGPSGVGKTETALALSDMLFGGERNIITINMSEFQEAHTVSTLKGSPPGYVGYGEGGVLTEAVRRRPYSVVLLDEVEKAHPDVLELFFQVFDKGVMEDGEGRQIDFKNTIIILTTNAGTDTIMKLTADPETLPFPDAMAKALKPELDGVFKPAFLGRMVIVPYYPVRDENLKQIVRLKVGKIARRLRETHKLELQHDETLINQVAARCTEVESGARNVDNILSNTLLPEISRLLLASMAEGARPSALRVGVAEDGDFTYEAVSSASA; this is encoded by the coding sequence ATGTCGGTGAATCTTCGCGGCCTGATTGCCAAGCTCAACGCACCGACCCGCAGTGCGGTCGAAGGCGCAGCCGGGCTGTGCCTCTCGCGTACCAATTACGACGTCGAGATCGAGCACTTCTTCGTGAAGCTGCTCGATTCCACCGACAGTGATCTGGCGGCCATTCTCAAACACTTCGGCGTCAACCGGTCGCGGCTGGCCGACGATCTCGCCCGCGCGCTCGATCGTCTGAAGACGGGCAATGCCCGCACGCCCACGCTGAGCCCGTCGCTGGTGAACATGCTGCGGGAAGCCTGGGTGCTGGGTTCGGTGGAATACGGCGCCCCGCGCGTGCGCACCGGACACGTGCTGCTGGCCCTGCTGTCGGTGCCCGAACTGCTGCGCGCGGTGGACTTCACGAAGGAATTCGAGAAGATCCCGGCCGATGTGCTGAAGAAGGACTTCGTCACCATCACCGCTTCGTCGGCGGAGGCGACGGCGGAGATCGGCAGCATCGATTCGGTGGCGGCCGGCGCGAGCGCCTCCGGCGGCAGCGGAACCCCGAAGCCCGGCGCCGGTGGACGCACCCCCAACCTCGATCAGTACTGCGTCGATCTCACGGCCAACGCGAAGAGCGGCAAGATCGATCAGGTGCTCGGGCGCGACTTCGAAGTGCGGCAGGTGGTCGACATCCTCACGCGGCGCCGGCAGAACAATCCCATCCTCGTGGGTGAGGCCGGTGTCGGCAAGACCGCGGTGGTGGAGGGCTTCGCCCGCCGGATCGTCGATGGGGACGTGCCGCCGCCGCTCCGCAACGTGCGGCTGCTGTCGCTCGACCTGGCCATGCTGCAGGCCGGGGCGGGGGTGAAGGGCGAATTCGAGAACCGCCTCAAGGGTCTCATCGAAGAGGTGAAGAACTCGCCCACCCCCATCATTCTCTTCATCGACGAAGCGCACACGATGATCGGGGCGGGCGGACAGGCCGGTCAGAACGACGCCGCCAATCTGCTCAAGCCGGCGCTGGCGCGTGGTGAATTGCGCACCATCGCCGCCACCACGTGGAGCGAATACAAGAAGTTCTTCGAGAAGGATCCGGCGCTCTCGCGGCGTTTCCAGCTCGTGAAGGTGGAAGAGCCCACGGAAGACGTGTGCTGCATCATGATGCGCGCCGTCGTGCCCTCGCTCGAGAAGCACCACACGGTGCACATTCTCGACAGCGGCATGGAAGCGGCCGTGCGTCTGTCGCATCGCTACCTCGCCGATCGCCAGCTGCCCGACAAGGCGGTCAGTGTGCTCGACACCGCCTGCGCGCGCCTCGCGCTCGGTCAGAGTGCCACACCCGGCCCGGTCGAGGACTGCAAGCGCATCCTCGACGATCTCGCCCTGCAGGATCGGGTGCTCACACGGGAACAGACGGCCGGTGCCGATCATCGTGAACGTCTGGCCAGCATCGCCGAGAAGCGCACGCAGGTGGAAGCGCAGCTGGCGGAACTCGAGTCGCGGTGGCTGAAAGAGAAGGATGTCGTGGCGAAGATCCTCGACATCCGCGGCAAGCTCGTGGCCGAAGCGGGCAACGCCGATCAGACGGCGGCCGATGCGCTGCGCACCGAGTACACGCAGGCCGTAGCCGAGCTGGAAACGCTGCAGGGCGAGAACCCGCTGGTGCGGCCGTTCGTCGATGCCTCCATCGTGGGTGAGGTGATCTCCGGCTGGACCGGCATCCCCGTCGGCAAGATGATGAGCGACGAACTCGGCACCATGCTCGAACTCGAGAAGCACCTGGGCGCGCGGGTCATCGGTCAGGATCACGCGCTCGTGGACATCTCCCGTCGCGTGCGCACCAGCAAGGCCGGCATCGAGGATCCCAACAAGCCCAAGGGCGTGTTCATGCTCGTCGGCCCGTCGGGTGTGGGCAAGACGGAAACGGCGCTTGCGCTGTCCGACATGCTCTTCGGTGGTGAGCGCAACATCATCACCATCAACATGTCGGAGTTCCAGGAAGCGCACACGGTGTCCACGCTCAAGGGTTCCCCCCCGGGGTACGTGGGGTACGGCGAAGGCGGTGTGCTCACCGAAGCCGTGCGTCGCCGCCCGTACAGTGTCGTCCTGCTGGACGAAGTGGAGAAGGCGCACCCCGACGTGCTCGAGCTCTTCTTCCAGGTGTTCGACAAGGGCGTGATGGAAGACGGGGAAGGCCGACAGATCGACTTCAAGAACACGATCATCATCCTGACCACGAACGCCGGCACCGACACGATCATGAAGCTCACGGCCGATCCGGAAACGCTGCCGTTCCCGGATGCGATGGCCAAGGCGCTCAAGCCGGAACTCGACGGGGTGTTCAAGCCGGCCTTCCTCGGCCGCATGGTCATCGTACCGTACTATCCGGTGCGCGACGAGAATCTCAAGCAGATCGTGCGCCTCAAGGTGGGCAAGATCGCCCGCCGACTGCGCGAAACGCACAAGCTCGAACTGCAGCACGACGAGACGCTCATCAATCAGGTGGCGGCACGCTGCACGGAAGTGGAAAGCGGCGCCCGCAACGTGGACAACATCCTCAGCAACACCCTGCTCCCCGAGATCTCCCGCCTACTGCTGGCATCGATGGCGGAAGGTGCACGTCCTTCGGCGCTCCGCGTGGGCGTGGCCGAAGACGGGGACTTCACGTACGAAGCGGTGAGCAGCGCCTCCGCGTGA
- a CDS encoding type VI secretion system tube protein Hcp gives MAFDTYIKIEGVEGEATADGFEKQIEIYSFSWGASNPTTIGSGSSGLSAGKVSISSFNIMKKTEKSSARLFAACCKGDHFTSALVSLRKATGEGGQGVYLTYKFTDVMVESIQWSGSSGGDDTPTESVSLCFAKVEIEYKNQGKDGKLAVAGQAAWDITKVKA, from the coding sequence ATGGCGTTCGATACCTATATCAAGATTGAAGGCGTTGAAGGCGAAGCCACCGCCGATGGCTTCGAGAAGCAGATCGAGATCTATTCGTTCAGCTGGGGCGCGTCGAACCCCACGACGATCGGCTCCGGCTCGTCGGGCCTGTCGGCCGGCAAGGTCAGCATCTCGAGCTTCAACATCATGAAGAAGACCGAGAAGTCGTCCGCCCGTCTCTTCGCGGCCTGCTGCAAGGGTGATCATTTCACCTCGGCCCTCGTCAGCCTGCGCAAGGCCACCGGTGAAGGCGGCCAGGGTGTCTACCTCACGTACAAGTTCACCGACGTGATGGTGGAGAGCATCCAGTGGTCGGGTTCGAGCGGCGGTGACGACACGCCGACCGAATCGGTGTCGCTGTGCTTCGCGAAGGTCGAGATCGAGTACAAGAACCAGGGCAAGGACGGCAAGCTCGCCGTGGCCGGTCAGGCCGCCTGGGATATCACCAAGGTCAAGGCCTGA
- a CDS encoding type VI secretion system accessory protein TagJ produces MANAQALYAAGQLGAAIDTLGVELRNHPADAQRRTFLFELLTFAGDWSRAEKQLDVLAKNGHMAEAGTMLYRSAITAERVREHMFDSGDFPTDAAPSPVTGTYNGERFTSIEDADPRIGARLEVIAGGRYLWIPFAHIASIGMQPPTRLRDLHWAPAQLRTGPSVRDLELGEVLLPAITPGAGRLSDDELRLGRAADWEELPSGDFAPIGQKMLRIDDRLVPLLEVRELLIDT; encoded by the coding sequence ATGGCCAACGCACAAGCCCTCTACGCGGCCGGCCAGCTCGGCGCGGCAATCGACACGCTGGGCGTCGAACTCCGGAACCATCCGGCCGACGCCCAGCGGCGGACCTTCCTCTTCGAGCTGCTCACCTTTGCCGGCGACTGGAGCCGCGCCGAGAAGCAACTCGACGTGCTCGCGAAAAACGGCCACATGGCCGAAGCGGGCACCATGCTCTACCGCTCGGCCATCACGGCCGAACGCGTGCGGGAACACATGTTCGACAGCGGCGACTTCCCCACCGACGCGGCACCCTCGCCGGTGACCGGGACGTACAATGGGGAACGCTTCACCTCCATCGAAGACGCCGATCCCCGCATCGGCGCCCGTCTCGAGGTGATCGCGGGTGGCCGCTACCTCTGGATCCCCTTCGCGCACATCGCGAGCATCGGCATGCAGCCGCCGACCCGGCTCCGCGATCTGCATTGGGCCCCCGCCCAACTGCGCACCGGCCCCTCGGTGCGTGATCTCGAACTCGGCGAAGTCCTCCTTCCGGCCATCACGCCGGGTGCGGGACGACTGAGCGATGACGAGCTGCGGCTCGGTCGCGCCGCCGACTGGGAAGAGCTCCCCTCCGGTGACTTCGCGCCCATCGGGCAGAAGATGCTGCGCATCGACGATCGGCTCGTGCCGCTCCTCGAGGTGCGGGAACTCCTCATCGATACCTGA
- the tssA gene encoding type VI secretion system protein TssA, with protein sequence MPVNSELLATLLTPIPGDNPSGRDLRYDPAYDAFKEERREDLAIPGSDDGSRKVADWNRVIALGTDLLGKQTKDLQLGAWMTEALLRRNGVSGLITGLETLRGLLEQFWDTLYPEIEDDDLELRLGPLEWVGSKLTLGIQQVVVASGGVTYLDYTQSRPIPLESAIAEASYDDQKGLRAAREEALTFGKMMPEDVDAALENTTKVFFKPLLADIDAALAALAALEKTADERFGRDAPAFTSMRGGLDELRRFTASTLARKLEADPDPVDVMAEEGEGAALAADADGPQTPEPVNRQDASQRIAVVARWFRQQDPTNPAPYAMVRGFRWGELRASAPDIDPKLLEAPVTTIRSRLKTLLLDGKWPDLLEQSEALMATPSGRGWLDLQRYVLTACANLGGSYDGVAAAIRSELRALLAAAPTLPRMTLMDDTPTANDETRAWLEGDALADEAPADAEDTIVAEGQEGEDTPLSDGTDTLSDAIEDDQSTSQQGGFARPARRARAPRARDPFDLARNELALGRPNRAIELLTAELARDPSPRGRFVRQTQIAYIMVEAGLHAVAQPILQKLVETIDERTLDQWESGPLVAQPIALLYRVLGHTGGDDSERYQLYLRICRLDPLQAMTLPAP encoded by the coding sequence ATGCCTGTCAATTCCGAACTGCTCGCGACGCTGCTCACACCCATTCCGGGTGACAACCCTTCGGGGCGCGATCTGCGCTACGACCCGGCGTACGATGCGTTCAAGGAAGAGCGCCGCGAAGACCTCGCGATCCCCGGCAGCGACGACGGCAGTCGGAAGGTGGCCGACTGGAATCGGGTCATCGCGCTGGGCACCGATCTGCTCGGCAAGCAGACCAAGGATCTGCAGCTTGGCGCGTGGATGACCGAAGCGCTGCTCCGCCGCAATGGCGTGAGCGGTCTCATCACCGGTCTGGAGACACTCCGCGGTCTGCTCGAACAGTTCTGGGACACGCTCTATCCCGAGATCGAGGACGACGATCTCGAGCTGCGTCTCGGTCCCCTCGAGTGGGTGGGCAGCAAGCTCACGCTCGGCATCCAGCAGGTGGTCGTCGCGTCGGGCGGCGTCACCTATCTCGACTACACGCAGTCCCGTCCCATTCCGCTCGAAAGCGCGATCGCCGAAGCCTCGTACGACGATCAGAAGGGGCTGCGCGCCGCCCGTGAGGAGGCCCTGACCTTCGGCAAGATGATGCCGGAGGACGTGGACGCGGCGCTCGAGAACACCACGAAGGTGTTCTTCAAGCCGCTGCTCGCCGACATCGATGCCGCACTGGCCGCACTGGCCGCACTGGAGAAAACCGCCGACGAGCGTTTCGGACGCGATGCCCCCGCGTTCACGAGCATGCGCGGTGGGCTCGACGAGTTGCGGCGCTTCACGGCCAGCACCCTGGCCCGCAAGCTCGAAGCCGATCCGGATCCGGTCGATGTCATGGCCGAGGAAGGAGAGGGTGCCGCCCTCGCCGCCGATGCCGATGGGCCGCAGACGCCCGAGCCGGTCAACCGGCAGGATGCCTCGCAGCGTATCGCCGTCGTGGCCCGCTGGTTCCGCCAGCAGGACCCCACGAATCCCGCGCCCTACGCCATGGTGCGCGGCTTCCGCTGGGGCGAACTGCGCGCGTCGGCACCCGATATCGACCCCAAACTGCTCGAAGCACCGGTCACCACCATCCGCTCGCGTCTCAAGACGCTGCTGCTCGACGGCAAATGGCCCGATCTCCTCGAGCAGTCGGAAGCGCTCATGGCCACGCCCTCCGGTCGCGGATGGCTCGACCTGCAGCGTTACGTACTGACGGCCTGCGCCAATCTTGGCGGCAGCTATGATGGAGTGGCTGCGGCCATTCGCAGCGAACTGCGCGCCCTGCTCGCGGCCGCGCCGACGCTCCCCCGGATGACGCTCATGGACGATACGCCGACTGCCAACGACGAGACCCGCGCCTGGCTCGAGGGTGATGCCCTCGCCGACGAGGCACCGGCCGATGCCGAGGATACCATCGTCGCCGAAGGCCAGGAGGGCGAAGACACGCCGCTGTCCGACGGCACCGACACCCTGTCCGACGCCATCGAGGACGATCAGAGCACCTCCCAGCAGGGTGGGTTCGCGCGTCCCGCGCGCCGCGCCCGCGCCCCACGGGCCCGCGATCCGTTCGATCTCGCCCGCAACGAACTCGCGTTGGGGCGCCCCAATCGGGCCATCGAGCTGCTCACGGCCGAACTGGCGCGCGATCCGTCGCCCCGGGGACGTTTCGTGCGCCAGACGCAGATCGCCTACATCATGGTGGAAGCCGGTCTGCACGCCGTCGCCCAGCCGATCCTGCAGAAACTCGTCGAGACCATCGACGAACGCACGCTCGATCAGTGGGAATCGGGACCGCTGGTGGCACAGCCGATCGCACTGCTCTATCGCGTACTCGGTCACACTGGCGGTGATGACAGCGAGCGGTACCAGCTCTATCTGCGGATCTGCCGTCTCGATCCGTTGCAGGCCATGACGCTGCCGGCGCCCTGA
- the tssF gene encoding type VI secretion system baseplate subunit TssF, translated as MQDDLLLYYERELTYLRKLGAEFAQQYPKVASRLQLEATRCEDPHVERLLEGFAFLTARVHRRLDDDFPEVSESLLEMLHPQIVRPLPAMSIVEVALDPAQGRAPEGFHVPRGSVLHTKPVGGVPCVFRTTYDTTLYPLRIAGAEWTTPDRAGAGAHGREAVAAIRLSLQAFNGVSLDALTMKAMRIHLAADSNVADTLYELLANNCVQVVVRNPDRPSAPPVLLGPRAMQPVGFDPDEAMLPQSNRSFAGFSLLQELFAFPEKFHFLDIVGLGDALRTLGATDRAEVGLLIGSFERTERRQALELGVSSRTFRLGCTPTVNLFSQSAEPILLTERSYEHLVVPDARRRLEVEVWSVDDVRLIEHAARTTRTVSPLYSHRHDRGADGTESGDLFWHCVRRSSGWRTDRGTDVYLSFSDLSGQLRIPDQDVASVHVTCSNGDMPSRLPFGADERGDFELVSGGPIQRISAVVNPTRAVQPILGKALLWRLISTLSLNHLSLADTSGDALRELLRLHNTTNSLSAERQIDGLIGLRTEPAFARVTVAHGMTFARGRRLDLEFDEEQFPGGGMFLMASVLERFFALYASMNSFTQVAVRSKQRRRQVVEWPARAGSRTLL; from the coding sequence ATGCAGGACGACCTGCTGCTCTACTACGAGCGCGAGCTCACGTATCTCCGGAAACTCGGAGCCGAATTCGCGCAGCAATACCCGAAAGTCGCCTCGCGTCTGCAGCTCGAAGCCACGCGCTGCGAGGACCCGCACGTCGAGCGGCTGCTCGAGGGGTTCGCGTTTCTCACGGCGCGTGTGCACCGGCGACTCGACGACGATTTCCCGGAAGTCAGCGAGTCGTTGCTGGAGATGCTGCATCCGCAGATCGTGCGCCCGCTTCCGGCGATGTCCATCGTGGAGGTGGCGCTCGATCCGGCGCAGGGACGTGCCCCCGAGGGATTCCATGTGCCGCGGGGCAGTGTGCTGCACACCAAACCGGTGGGCGGCGTGCCGTGTGTCTTCCGCACCACCTACGACACGACGCTCTACCCGCTACGCATCGCGGGCGCGGAGTGGACCACGCCCGATCGTGCCGGCGCCGGTGCGCACGGACGCGAAGCGGTGGCAGCCATCCGCCTCAGCCTGCAGGCCTTCAACGGCGTCTCCCTCGATGCGCTGACCATGAAGGCGATGCGCATCCACCTCGCCGCCGACAGCAATGTCGCCGATACGCTGTACGAGTTGCTGGCGAACAACTGTGTGCAGGTGGTGGTGCGCAATCCGGATCGTCCATCGGCGCCGCCGGTGCTGCTCGGACCGCGCGCCATGCAGCCGGTGGGATTCGATCCCGATGAAGCGATGTTACCGCAATCCAATCGCAGCTTCGCCGGCTTCTCGCTGCTGCAGGAGCTGTTCGCGTTTCCCGAGAAGTTCCACTTCCTCGACATCGTCGGGCTCGGTGATGCCCTGCGCACACTGGGCGCCACCGATCGCGCCGAAGTGGGTCTGCTCATCGGCAGCTTCGAGCGCACCGAACGACGGCAGGCGCTGGAGCTCGGTGTCTCCTCGCGCACGTTCCGTCTGGGATGCACGCCGACGGTCAATCTGTTCTCGCAGTCGGCCGAGCCGATCCTGCTCACCGAACGCAGCTACGAACATCTGGTGGTGCCCGACGCCCGTCGGCGCCTCGAGGTGGAAGTCTGGTCGGTGGACGATGTGCGTCTCATCGAACACGCCGCCCGCACCACACGCACGGTCTCGCCGTTGTACTCCCATCGCCACGACCGGGGAGCCGATGGGACCGAGAGCGGCGATCTGTTCTGGCATTGTGTCAGGCGCAGCTCTGGGTGGCGTACCGACCGGGGCACCGATGTGTACCTCAGCTTCTCCGATCTCTCGGGACAGTTGCGGATTCCCGACCAGGACGTGGCGTCGGTGCACGTCACCTGTTCGAACGGCGACATGCCCAGCCGTCTGCCATTCGGTGCCGACGAACGCGGCGACTTCGAACTGGTGAGCGGCGGCCCCATCCAGCGCATCTCGGCCGTCGTGAATCCCACGCGGGCGGTGCAGCCCATCCTCGGCAAGGCGTTGCTGTGGCGGCTCATCTCGACGCTGTCCCTCAACCATCTGTCGCTTGCCGACACGAGCGGAGACGCACTGCGGGAGCTGCTGCGTCTGCACAACACGACCAACAGTCTGAGCGCGGAACGGCAGATCGATGGCCTGATCGGCCTGCGCACCGAACCGGCGTTCGCCCGCGTGACCGTGGCGCACGGCATGACGTTCGCGCGCGGACGCCGCCTCGATCTCGAATTCGACGAAGAGCAGTTCCCGGGCGGCGGCATGTTCCTCATGGCCAGTGTGCTCGAGCGGTTCTTCGCGCTGTACGCGTCGATGAACAGCTTCACGCAGGTGGCGGTGCGTTCGAAGCAGCGGCGGCGTCAGGTCGTCGAATGGCCGGCCCGCGCCGGATCGCGGACCCTGTTGTGA
- the tssE gene encoding type VI secretion system baseplate subunit TssE: protein MARTELDRNVLPSLLDRLTDESPRDAADVPLTREESARRFRMSVQRDVEQLLNTRRTIVAVDPMFAAVLDSVHEYGLPDTTGTAPGTAEGRQRLTDDVRDTILRFEPRLTNVNVRLTESDQVKTPQVRFVVEGTLRMDPTPEQIVFDTVLDVPTGVIDIQDKP, encoded by the coding sequence ATGGCCCGCACCGAACTCGATCGCAACGTCCTGCCATCGCTCCTCGACCGTCTCACCGACGAGTCGCCGCGCGATGCCGCCGACGTCCCCCTGACCCGCGAGGAATCCGCGCGCCGCTTCCGCATGTCGGTACAGCGGGACGTGGAGCAATTGCTCAACACGCGTCGCACCATCGTCGCGGTGGACCCCATGTTCGCCGCCGTGCTCGATTCGGTGCACGAATACGGTCTCCCCGACACCACCGGCACGGCGCCCGGCACCGCCGAGGGACGGCAGCGCCTCACCGACGACGTCCGCGACACCATTCTGCGCTTCGAACCCCGCCTCACCAACGTGAACGTCCGCCTCACCGAGAGCGATCAGGTGAAGACCCCGCAGGTCCGCTTCGTGGTGGAAGGCACGCTGCGCATGGATCCCACACCGGAACAGATCGTGTTCGACACGGTGCTCGACGTCCCCACCGGGGTCATCGACATCCAGGACAAGCCGTAG
- the tssC gene encoding type VI secretion system contractile sheath large subunit translates to MADPTQAAAQSVTTDAELTLLDQIVEQGRLGKDAESKSKGKDLVKRFVSEVLEGSITINRDTETMINARIAQIDHLLSLQLNEILHHPDFQRLEASWRGLQYLIKNSETGTMLKVKVLNVSKKDLLRDLQRAPEFDQSALFKKVYEEEYGVFGGTPFGAIVGDYYFDKSGQDIELLEKVSNVAAAAHAPFISAASNDMFNLESWADLDTPRDLAKVFDSTEYARWKSFRSSEDSRYVALTAPRILVREPYGAATVPVEEFNYEERVDGTNHDHYCWGNAAYAMAANINKAFAFYGWCASIRGVESGGLVEGLPVHNFRTESGEIAMKCPTEVQITDRREKELADLGFAPLVHQKGTANAAFFSVQSAQKPKTYDDPKATAAARLSAQLPYIFATSRFAHYLKVMMRDKIGGYTSRNEIDAFLNRWIQNYVAVEDATASIKARKPLSEARVDVVEIPGKPGAYRAVAFMKPHYQLDELAVSMRLVADLPQPAK, encoded by the coding sequence ATGGCCGATCCCACACAAGCCGCCGCGCAATCCGTCACGACCGACGCGGAGCTCACGCTCCTCGACCAGATCGTCGAACAGGGCCGCCTCGGCAAGGACGCCGAGTCCAAGAGCAAGGGGAAGGATCTCGTCAAGCGCTTCGTCAGCGAAGTGCTCGAGGGATCCATCACCATCAATCGCGACACCGAAACGATGATCAATGCGCGCATCGCGCAGATCGATCATCTCCTGTCGTTGCAGCTCAACGAGATCCTGCATCACCCCGACTTCCAGCGCCTCGAGGCGTCGTGGCGCGGGCTGCAGTATCTGATCAAGAATTCCGAGACGGGCACCATGCTGAAGGTGAAGGTGCTCAACGTCTCCAAGAAGGATCTGCTGCGCGACCTGCAGCGAGCGCCCGAGTTCGATCAGAGCGCGCTGTTCAAGAAGGTGTACGAAGAGGAGTACGGCGTCTTCGGCGGTACGCCCTTCGGCGCGATCGTCGGCGACTACTACTTCGACAAGAGCGGCCAGGACATCGAACTGCTCGAGAAGGTGTCCAACGTGGCCGCCGCCGCGCACGCGCCGTTCATCAGCGCCGCGTCGAACGACATGTTCAACCTCGAGAGCTGGGCCGACCTCGATACGCCGCGCGATCTCGCCAAGGTCTTCGACAGCACGGAGTACGCCCGCTGGAAGAGCTTCCGCTCCAGCGAGGACTCGCGCTATGTGGCGCTCACCGCGCCGCGCATCCTGGTGCGTGAGCCGTACGGGGCCGCGACGGTGCCGGTGGAAGAGTTCAATTACGAGGAACGCGTCGACGGCACCAACCACGACCACTATTGCTGGGGCAACGCGGCCTACGCGATGGCCGCGAACATCAACAAGGCGTTCGCGTTCTACGGCTGGTGTGCCTCCATCCGCGGCGTGGAGAGCGGCGGCCTCGTCGAAGGCCTGCCCGTGCACAACTTCCGCACCGAATCGGGCGAGATCGCCATGAAGTGCCCGACGGAAGTGCAGATCACCGATCGCCGCGAGAAGGAACTGGCCGATCTCGGCTTCGCCCCGCTCGTGCACCAGAAGGGCACCGCCAACGCGGCCTTCTTCTCGGTGCAGTCGGCGCAGAAGCCCAAGACGTACGACGATCCGAAGGCCACGGCCGCCGCGCGCCTCTCGGCGCAGTTGCCGTACATCTTCGCCACGTCGCGGTTCGCGCATTACCTCAAGGTGATGATGCGCGACAAGATCGGTGGCTACACCTCGCGCAACGAGATCGACGCCTTCCTCAACCGCTGGATCCAGAACTACGTCGCCGTCGAAGACGCCACCGCATCCATCAAGGCCCGCAAGCCGTTGTCGGAAGCACGCGTCGACGTCGTCGAAATCCCGGGCAAGCCGGGTGCCTATCGTGCGGTGGCCTTCATGAAGCCGCACTACCAGCTCGACGAACTCGCCGTGTCCATGCGGCTGGTGGCGGACCTCCCGCAGCCCGCCAAGTAA